The DNA segment ttttcagGTTAAAAATAGAATCTTATTTTAGATTAATGTATTCCAGGTTTATAGGTCTGTGTGTTATTACGGTGTTATTACGTTGGTTTATGGGGCCTAATGGGTCTTGCTCTATAGATCGTGTTCTCCTGGTTTATGGTTCTTGAATGCAAGGTCTGGGCAGGTAGATCCAGAAACATGTAGTCCAGGTGTTCTAATCCAGCGTGATGGAGTGATGCTCTATCCTTCCAGACCCATCTAGTCCAGGTCTATGGATATACATCGGCACTGCTTGACCCGCTGGATGCGCTTCCTCTTGGTGGGGGGCTGCTGGTCAGGACAGTTGAGGGTGAAGGTCATGGTGGTGAACCTCTTGGGCTTGCAGAAGGAGCAGGACTGGAAGGCGCCCTCTTCCCGCCGGATATGTCTCGGGATATAGAAGGAGTTGCACTGCCCGTAACAGAAACGGTTGATGATGGTCCGGCTGACGCAGCCCTCCTCGTGGATGGTCTGCTTCAGCGGCTGGGTCTTGCACCAGTCCCGCTTCAGGTACTGGCGCTCGGTGACGTGCAGCGCCTCCTGGCTGGACTCCAGAACTTCATCCGCGGGAGAGGTGGAGCCCTGCcggtgccgctgctgctgctgctgctgctggcggcTTCCCGGGACCGTCTGCTCTGATTCGTTTGGGTTGCTCTTGTCAGGATGAGGGATGGCGCCTTGTGAACCCCGGCTCCTTTTTGAACccacaggagaggagagcaggccgGTGATGATGAGAAACACACCGCAGAAGAA comes from the Synchiropus splendidus isolate RoL2022-P1 chromosome 16, RoL_Sspl_1.0, whole genome shotgun sequence genome and includes:
- the grem1b gene encoding gremlin-1 yields the protein MAASLRFFCGVFLIITGLLSSPVGSKRSRGSQGAIPHPDKSNPNESEQTVPGSRQQQQQQQRHRQGSTSPADEVLESSQEALHVTERQYLKRDWCKTQPLKQTIHEEGCVSRTIINRFCYGQCNSFYIPRHIRREEGAFQSCSFCKPKRFTTMTFTLNCPDQQPPTKRKRIQRVKQCRCISIDLD